From a single Rutidosis leptorrhynchoides isolate AG116_Rl617_1_P2 chromosome 5, CSIRO_AGI_Rlap_v1, whole genome shotgun sequence genomic region:
- the LOC139848228 gene encoding glyceraldehyde-3-phosphate dehydrogenase, cytosolic, whose protein sequence is MASDKKIKIGINGFGRIGRLVARIILQRDDVELVAVNDPFITTDYMTYMFKYDSVHGQWKNHELKVKDEKTLLFGEKAITVFGIRNPEDIPWGEAGADYVVESTGVFTDKDKAAAHLKGGAKKVIISAPSKDAPMFVMGVNEKEYKPELDIVSNASCTTNCLAPLAKVINDRFGIVEGLMTTVHSITATQKTVDGPSMKDWRGGRAASFNIIPSSTGAAKAVGKVLPALNGKLTGMSFRVPTVDVSVVDLTVRLEKKATYDQIKAAIKEESEGKLKGILGYTEDDLVSTDFVGDSRSSIFDAKAGIALNDNFVKLVSWYDNEWGYSTRVIDLICHIASVQA, encoded by the exons atgg CATCTGATAAGAAGATTAAGATTGGAATCAACG GATTCGGAAGAATTGGTCGTTTAGTTGCTAGAATTATTTTACAGAGAGATGATGTTGAGCTTGTTGCTGTTAATGATCCTTTTATCACCACTGATTACATG ACATACATGTTCAAATACGATAGTGTTCATGGCCAATGGAAGAACCATGAGCTTAAGGTGAAGGATGAGAAGACCCTCCTATTTGGTGAGAAGGCCATCACTGTTTTTGGCATCAG GAACCCAGAAGATATCCCATGGGGTGAGGCTGGAGCTGATTATGTTGTGGAGTCAACTGGAGTCTTCACTGATAAGGACAAGGCTGCAGCCCACTTGAAGGGTGGTGCAAAGAAGGTCATCATCTCGGCTCCTAGTAAGGACGCTCCCATGTTTGTTATGGGTGTCAATGAGAAGGAATATAAACCCGAGCTTGACATTGTTTCAAATGCTAGCTGCACAACCAACTGCCTTGCTCCATTGGCCAAG GTTATCAATGACAGGTTCGGTATCGTTGAGGGTCTTATGACTACTGTGCACTCCATTACCG CCACTCAAAAGACTGTGGATGGTCCATCAATGAAGGACTGGAGAGGTGGAAGAGCTGCTTCTTTCAACATCATTCCAAGCAGCACTGGAGCTGCTAAG GCTGTTGGTAAAGTTTTGCCAGCCCTTAACGGCAAATTAACCGGAATGTCCTTCCGTGTCCCAACTGTGGATGTTTCAGTTGTTGACTTAACTGTAAGGCTTGAAAAGAAGGCTACCTATGACCAAATTAAAGCTGCCATCAA AGAGGAATCAGAGGGCAAGCTCAAGGGTATTCTTGGTTATACTGAAGATGATCTTGTATCCACCGACTTTGTTGGTGACAGCAG GTCAAGCATCTTTGATGCGAAAGCTGGAATTGCGTTGAATGACAACTTTGTGAAGCTGGTGTCTTGGTATGACAACGAATGGGGATACAG CACTCGTGTTATCGACTTGATATGCCACATTGCGTCTGTTCAAGCCTAG